A DNA window from Pseudoalteromonas spongiae UST010723-006 contains the following coding sequences:
- a CDS encoding acyltransferase family protein, whose amino-acid sequence MKHYRADIDGLRAIAVLLVLFFHIDWLVFQAGFIGVDVFFTISGFLITSILLKDINRESFTFLGFYKKRAFRLLPAYLFMLIIALCVFYFILGPLAYQDLLASGFASTIFASNFYFFFHHGGYFSTLVTELPLLHTWSLAVEEQFYLLMPVFLLLWVRVFKQKAAMFVFGCFFLLSVFVSYYLTNLNQSAAYFLLFARIHELLLGAMLAVFLFKKPEHKPALWFANTLFVISIIAIIAVALLLESKQVFPGLIALIPCLACVAVLYAGTNTKCLSHSVLGLPVFVKIGLISYSLYLWHWPIVAGLKYIGIEFTLLVQLAIIASSFLMAFISYRFVETKVRYSKLANSNKAMLAIYILPVALLLGLYYVAPSISNNANPQFVEAEKAHRSKPNELRGKCHSAHIQSEQECVLGDNNATKLNAILWGDSHANHFAPFVDEVLLSNKQKGMDITMGSCPPVLYFEHTPKFISEACILKNQGAIELIESSDAPVIYLAGSWYGYSLAGSKKAFSKERLELVLKGLTNTLDKLSNTNKQVVVFDTLARLPQDISACSLKALKFGKDVENPECVFQPNVEQFEVSKSVNELLSRYSNVKVIDINRLICEQGSCKTVISGIPVYRDSNHLNVVSAKKLAALYLLDKNTN is encoded by the coding sequence CATCAATAGAGAAAGTTTCACCTTTTTAGGGTTCTATAAAAAACGTGCATTTCGTCTGTTACCGGCATACTTATTTATGCTCATTATCGCATTATGTGTTTTTTACTTTATTTTAGGACCTTTGGCATATCAGGACTTACTCGCAAGTGGCTTTGCATCCACTATTTTTGCCTCTAATTTCTACTTCTTTTTTCATCATGGTGGGTATTTTTCAACACTGGTTACTGAATTGCCACTGTTACATACTTGGTCTCTTGCGGTAGAGGAGCAATTTTATTTACTGATGCCTGTATTTTTATTGCTTTGGGTAAGAGTATTTAAACAAAAAGCAGCTATGTTTGTTTTTGGTTGTTTTTTCTTGCTGAGTGTTTTTGTTAGTTACTATTTAACAAACTTAAATCAAAGTGCTGCATATTTTCTATTATTTGCGCGAATTCATGAGCTTTTATTGGGTGCTATGCTGGCTGTCTTTTTATTTAAAAAGCCCGAACATAAGCCAGCCTTATGGTTTGCCAATACGCTTTTTGTAATAAGTATTATTGCGATAATTGCTGTGGCTTTGTTGTTGGAGTCAAAGCAAGTTTTCCCTGGTCTTATTGCGCTTATTCCTTGCTTGGCATGTGTTGCTGTTTTGTATGCCGGAACTAATACAAAATGTCTTTCTCACAGCGTTTTAGGCTTGCCAGTATTTGTTAAAATCGGTTTGATTTCCTATTCACTTTACCTTTGGCATTGGCCAATTGTGGCAGGCTTAAAGTATATAGGAATAGAGTTTACCCTATTAGTGCAGCTGGCAATTATCGCCTCTTCATTCTTAATGGCTTTCATTAGCTACAGATTTGTAGAAACAAAAGTTAGGTATAGTAAGCTCGCGAATAGTAACAAAGCCATGCTTGCAATTTACATCTTGCCTGTAGCGCTACTGCTAGGGCTGTATTATGTAGCTCCTTCAATAAGTAATAATGCAAATCCTCAATTTGTTGAAGCTGAAAAGGCGCACCGATCTAAACCAAATGAATTGCGTGGTAAGTGCCACTCTGCACATATTCAAAGTGAGCAAGAGTGTGTTTTAGGCGACAACAACGCTACAAAGTTAAATGCAATTTTATGGGGAGACTCTCATGCAAATCATTTTGCACCTTTTGTTGACGAAGTGCTGCTAAGTAATAAACAAAAAGGTATGGACATTACTATGGGTAGTTGTCCGCCTGTGCTTTATTTTGAGCATACGCCAAAGTTTATAAGTGAAGCGTGCATTTTAAAAAACCAAGGAGCTATAGAGCTTATTGAGTCATCAGATGCGCCAGTTATTTACTTAGCGGGATCTTGGTATGGTTATTCGTTGGCAGGCAGTAAAAAAGCGTTTTCTAAAGAGCGCCTTGAGTTAGTACTTAAAGGATTAACCAATACATTGGATAAGTTATCAAACACCAACAAGCAAGTTGTTGTGTTTGATACATTGGCGCGCTTACCACAAGATATAAGTGCTTGTTCATTAAAAGCGTTAAAGTTTGGTAAAGATGTTGAAAATCCAGAGTGTGTATTTCAGCCCAATGTAGAACAGTTTGAAGTTTCCAAATCTGTAAATGAGCTATTAAGCCGTTACTCAAATGTTAAAGTGATAGATATCAATAGATTGATTTGTGAGCAAGGAAGCTGTAAAACAGTAATATCCGGTATACCTGTTTATCGCGACTCAAACCACTTAAATGTGGTTTCAGCAAAGAAACTCGCAGCTTTATATCTGCTGGATAAAAATACCAACTAA